The DNA segment aagtaatttttaaaagaacgtAGAAACTGAAGACATGGTGGGGAGAGCGACAACCCTTAGAAAAATACGCCGAACAATTTTACGTCCTAAACGATGTTGCACTtgattagaaataaaacattcaaactaatgattatatatatatatatatatatatatatatatatctgtgtatatcttatgtaatatataactaGTTGCACTGACGactatcttttctatcttctgtGGAGAAGGACAAACGTACTTATATATCCTTCCTTTTAAACTAAtcattactattgatattatctcaCTATGAATGTAGAtatgaggaaaaagaatatacatatatatatatatatatacatatagatagaacgagagagcaagagagagagagagagaacgagatagagagagatagagaagagagagagagagagagagagagaacgagatagagagagatagagaagagagagagagagagagagaatattttaaCCGAAGAGAGAGACCCGTGTCACACACAAATGATGCATCGTTTAGTTATGTGCTTTCATCGTTGGAACGATGACGTCATCGAATCCGATTTGCGCCTATGCTCCCTGCTACCGCAAGGATCGTGACGAGCGGTCACCGCACGCACTTGTGCATGCACATTTAATACCAACAGCAGACACACTAACCACATACCCAGATTCACACAaatgcatatattatatatgtgaatatatatgtatttatgtatgtatgtatatatgtatgtatgtatatatgtatgtatgtataagtgtAACGACTAGGCGAACTTCCGGTTCttggggaagaaaaaaaaaaaaaaatagcaaaatGAAGGCATCGAactataaatagaaatatcgagaaattatacgtacgtatgtatgtatatatatatatatatatttatttattgttgtgtgtgtatgtgtatctctGTCTGTGTCGAAAGAAAGTGTCTccacactcactcactcactcacacgAACTTGAATTTTCAATGTCTGctgtctctttcattctttcttcctttcttcctcgaAAAATACTGTAcgtgtttatttttatcaatgttcCCAATGGAACATCAAAGCGAATAAGGAGAAacggtgtatatatatatatatatatatgtatacatatatattttatatatatatatatatatatatgcatgtgatATGCGCAATagaatttttcatcgatctaTTTCGAGTCTTATGCGAAAGTATTCATGGCTCGTTTTCATGTGGGTGTACATCTTTAAAGTAAGATTTTGTTTCGCATTggtcgattatattttttgatattcatatattatttatatatatatatatatatatatattatttatttatatatatatatatatatatatgtatatgtgtgtatgtgcatatatgtaGTATGTATAGATGAATGTAGataagtacgtatgtatatatatatattacgatcACGTAAGATCGTACTATGTACAAgcaataatgtttattaatatttgatgaaagaaaagaagcctcgtcagatttttctttttagctaaaaaaaaaaaaataaaaaaaaagtaaaaaaaaaattagaaaacaaaacgaaCATTGTTAATAACCACGTCATACGTATGTTAAAGAAAtggaacaaaagagaaaaggtaaaaataaataaataaatgaataagtaaataaacaaataaataaataaatgaaagagggCGTTGCCTTACCTTGTAAGAAATTCGTGCTCGTACCGGAAATATTCTAACAGTGATCATTATGTTATAAGACGAACTAAGGAAAAATTGTTAGAGAATAGGAAGTAGATAAGATGGGAAAgggaaatttaaaaagaaaaaaataaaagggaaagaaagaaagggaaaaagataaagagcaacgggaaagaaaaagaaaaagaggaaacaaaaaaaaaaaaaaaaaaaagaaaaacgaaatttttaagaaaggTGCTTAGGATCATCCATATCTATCATAACTACTTTTGGGATATCATCACAAAGCGGCTTATTTTATCAGTAGTAGTAATCCTAACAATGTGCTCTTTCCGAAGTAAGTGTAACCACAATGAACGGGAACGGGAACGTCGAGGTCGTAGATATCGTTAGCCTCCTCctaaagataagagaaaccAACGTTGGTCCCTGCATCCGGTAAAAAGACAAGAGAACTTTTCCTACGTTCGGCTATCGTTAGTAGTAGAAACAACACGGGCgcactaacaataagaagaagtaAGAGGTAATAAGTAGAAtcggtagaagaagaagaagaagaagaagaagaaaagggtggaggaggaggaagaagagaaagaaaaagaggaggaagaagaagaagaaggaagaagaagaagagaaggagacaaagtagatgaaaaagatgaagtaacaaatataaagaaagattagAATAAATCCTCGTCTAGAATTTTGATTGGTGGACGTTTACTGTAACGACCAATCAGAGTGAAGGATAAGAGTGTCACGTGGTGTGATCGGAAAAGCGCTCGATGACGTTCGACAGTCACTCATTCGGgaagtgtgagaaagagaaagagagggatacACAcactgagagaaagagagagagagagagagagagagagatagagaaactaAGTGATTGagaacgagcgagagagagagagagagagagataaagtgagagagagaaaagtgggAGGGGAAAGGCATAGACGGAACGCTTTCATGAACGATCGAGAATAgtagaagagagacagatcgGATATTTGGTTCGCGCGGGAGTGGACGAGTAAGGGTCGagactagtagtagtagtagtcttAGTCGAGATCCAAGGACGGATGGTTGGTTGTAACTCGAGTTAACTCGTGACAGGCAaaggagaaaatttttctttaagaaaggaaaggaaaggaaagaaggaaggaaggaaaggaaagggaaaaaggctGAAAGGTGAATTTCAAGATGGCGTCTCGCACGTCATAGTGAAGAGACGTGACGAGACGAGACGGGACGAGacgagaaggaaggaaagaaagagagaaagaaagaaagaaagaaagaaagaaagaaagaaagagtgagtgagtgagtgagtgagtgagaaaaagaaaataaaaagagagagagagagagagagaggaaggaagaaggagagtaGTAGCAAGGACCAGCGAAGGCTGGTGTGGTGTGGTGTGGACGGTTAAGGCGGTCGCTGGTACGATCGGGTCTGGCAGGAAGGAAGGAGGTGGAAGACGAgaagggaggagaaagagagaatagttgAAGACTAGCGACGTTGAAGCCGTGTTGGTTGcggcagcagcaacagcagtagcagcagcagtagcagcaacagcagcagtagcagcaacaAGCAATAGTAGCAACGgcagaaattaaaaaaaagaaaaaaaagaaagaaaaataattataataataataataaaaagaagaagaagaggaggaggaggaggaggaggagaaggaataTAATAAGAGAGTGTAAAAGGCGTTGGTGTGTGTCATGTCTTGCAAGTATCGGGAGGAAAAGTACCTTAGTGCCTGGGGCGAGTCTCGTAAGTGATATCCATAGTAGAGATATCTCATCGTGCCATCGATGCCTTTGTTCGAAAGGATCAGACGTCGTTCattcaacaataacaacggaATTGTACTACTGATAAATCGGACagtgtcgttgtcgtcgtcgtcgtcgtcgtcgtcgtcgtcgtcgtcgtcgtcatcgtcgtcgtcgttgtcatcttCTAAGGTGGAAGTGGACTTGGTAGTGTCATCGTTGTCTACTGTGTTATTACTATTCCAATTAATAGTAGTAGCTTTAGTGTTGGCAGTGGTGTTATTGGTGCGGGTGCCAGGAAGAGGTGGATGGTGTTGGTAGCGGCGGCCACGAGCAGCCCGCAGCCTGCTTCTTATAGTGTTTGTTATAAAGACGGACAGGAAGAAGAACGATTGGCTGTCGTTgctgctattactattactactattactattattattagtattagtagtactattactactgttattgttgatcatttttttcggtaaaataatagcgataaggCCTGAATCTTTGTTCTCTCTCGCCCTCGATTGCAGTAGTCCTTGTTGACACTCCGCGTGCATTGCTCCGCTTCCGCTTGACGTCTTCTCTTGGGTTTTCCTTACCGCTCGTGAACACGTCGAGGAtcgagggaggaggagggggaggcggcggcggcggcggcggcggaggaggagggggtggtggtggcggcggcggaggaggaggcggcggagaggaggaggaggaggaagagacgAGGAGGAGCCACCGCCAACGATcaccacgacgacgacgacgaagaggacgacgacgacgaggaggacGACAACGAGATGCGCGAATTTAAAGTTGTCGTGCTCGGCTCGGGCGGGGTGGGCAAGAGCGCGCTCACCGTCCAATTCGTATCCGGATGCTTCATGGAGAAATACGATCCAACGATCGAGGATTTCTATCGTAAGGAAATCGAAGTCGATAGCTCGCCTTGCGTACTCGAAATTCTCGACACCGCCGGTACCGAGCAATTTGCGAGTATGCGCgatctttatataaaaaatggtCAGGGCTTTGTCGTAGTTTACAGTCTGACAAATCATCAGACATTTCAGGATATCAAAGCGATGAAGGAGCTTATAACTCGTGTCAAAGGCACAGAACGAGTACCCGTACTACTTGTTGCCAATAAGCTTGACCTAGAACACCAACGAGAAGTCGACACCGCCGAGGGAAATGCATTGGCACAACTTTGGGGTTGTCCATTCGTCGAGGCCTCCGCCAAAAATCGTACGAACGTCAACGAGATGTTTGCCGAAATTGTGCGCGAAATGAACTTCAGTcctgagaaagagaagaaaagctaTTGCTGCTGCAGCGTCCTTTAATACTTAATCAAACGTTTACTTTTTATCGGCAATTcgtttattcgtataattatagGATAGCTACGTTAATACTGGCTAATTGGCACGAACTATCTATCGAatctttatcctttcttct comes from the Vespa crabro chromosome 14, iyVesCrab1.2, whole genome shotgun sequence genome and includes:
- the LOC124429107 gene encoding ras-related protein Rap-2a, which codes for MREFKVVVLGSGGVGKSALTVQFVSGCFMEKYDPTIEDFYRKEIEVDSSPCVLEILDTAGTEQFASMRDLYIKNGQGFVVVYSLTNHQTFQDIKAMKELITRVKGTERVPVLLVANKLDLEHQREVDTAEGNALAQLWGCPFVEASAKNRTNVNEMFAEIVREMNFSPEKEKKSYCCCSVL